From a region of the Triticum aestivum cultivar Chinese Spring chromosome 7D, IWGSC CS RefSeq v2.1, whole genome shotgun sequence genome:
- the LOC123169586 gene encoding uncharacterized protein isoform X2: MILTGRPNDMSSQPHHQPLGITAPVPVPVHEDDRLAKLKRRIKEKRGPLMVAAMFLACAAHRSALNPPGGYWKHGRDAGTPVMANYENFRMLTSMAFFTSLALLVLLSCDRFYRTWERTWQGCSSSLSSTPAASPLPT; encoded by the coding sequence ATGATTTTAACAGGCCGCCCCAACGACATGTCGTCGCAGCCGCATCACCAGCCGCTCGGCATCACCGCCCCGGTGCCCGTCCCGGTGCACGAGGACGACCGGCTGGCCAAGCTCAAGAGGCGGATCAAGGAGAAGCGCGGGCCGCTGATGGTGGCGGCGATGTTCCTGGCGTGCGCGGCCCACCGGTCCGCCCTGAACCCCCCGGGCGGGTACTGGAAGCACGGGCGCGACGCCGGCACCCCGGTGATGGCCAACTACGAAAACTTCAGAATGCTTACCTCCATGGCGTTCTTTACGTCACTGGCGCTCCTGGTGCTGCTCTCCTGCGACCGCTTCTACCGGACGTGGGAGAGGACATGGCAGGGCTGCTCCTCCTCGCTCTCTTCGACGCCGgctgcctcgcctctgcctacGTAG
- the LOC123169586 gene encoding uncharacterized protein isoform X1, with protein MYRLFSIVCNLHLSFSYRNRRVAYLYQPGASSSRSGRPNDMSSQPHHQPLGITAPVPVPVHEDDRLAKLKRRIKEKRGPLMVAAMFLACAAHRSALNPPGGYWKHGRDAGTPVMANYENFRMLTSMAFFTSLALLVLLSCDRFYRTWERTWQGCSSSLSSTPAASPLPT; from the exons ATGTATCGTTTGTTTTCGATTGTCTGTAATTTGCATTTGTCTTTTTCGTACAGAAACCGGCGTGTCGCGTATCTATATCAACCGGGTGCATCTTCTTCTCGATCTG GCCGCCCCAACGACATGTCGTCGCAGCCGCATCACCAGCCGCTCGGCATCACCGCCCCGGTGCCCGTCCCGGTGCACGAGGACGACCGGCTGGCCAAGCTCAAGAGGCGGATCAAGGAGAAGCGCGGGCCGCTGATGGTGGCGGCGATGTTCCTGGCGTGCGCGGCCCACCGGTCCGCCCTGAACCCCCCGGGCGGGTACTGGAAGCACGGGCGCGACGCCGGCACCCCGGTGATGGCCAACTACGAAAACTTCAGAATGCTTACCTCCATGGCGTTCTTTACGTCACTGGCGCTCCTGGTGCTGCTCTCCTGCGACCGCTTCTACCGGACGTGGGAGAGGACATGGCAGGGCTGCTCCTCCTCGCTCTCTTCGACGCCGgctgcctcgcctctgcctacGTAG
- the LOC123169586 gene encoding uncharacterized protein isoform X3, with protein MSSQPHHQPLGITAPVPVPVHEDDRLAKLKRRIKEKRGPLMVAAMFLACAAHRSALNPPGGYWKHGRDAGTPVMANYENFRMLTSMAFFTSLALLVLLSCDRFYRTWERTWQGCSSSLSSTPAASPLPT; from the coding sequence ATGTCGTCGCAGCCGCATCACCAGCCGCTCGGCATCACCGCCCCGGTGCCCGTCCCGGTGCACGAGGACGACCGGCTGGCCAAGCTCAAGAGGCGGATCAAGGAGAAGCGCGGGCCGCTGATGGTGGCGGCGATGTTCCTGGCGTGCGCGGCCCACCGGTCCGCCCTGAACCCCCCGGGCGGGTACTGGAAGCACGGGCGCGACGCCGGCACCCCGGTGATGGCCAACTACGAAAACTTCAGAATGCTTACCTCCATGGCGTTCTTTACGTCACTGGCGCTCCTGGTGCTGCTCTCCTGCGACCGCTTCTACCGGACGTGGGAGAGGACATGGCAGGGCTGCTCCTCCTCGCTCTCTTCGACGCCGgctgcctcgcctctgcctacGTAG